A region from the Triticum aestivum cultivar Chinese Spring chromosome 3D, IWGSC CS RefSeq v2.1, whole genome shotgun sequence genome encodes:
- the LOC123074955 gene encoding uncharacterized protein gives MSQRPGRHQRRASQSVFSLPENFASLEDVPADGVGEQRKPAAAGADASEQQPARAPAGRHRRAMSMAVPSRDLDMIAEDMGSYKYGA, from the coding sequence ATGTCGCAGAGGCCGGGGAGGCACCAGAGGAGGGCGTCGCAGAGCGTGTTCTCGCTGCCGGAGAACTTCGCCAGCCTGGAGGACGTGCCGGCCGACGGCGTCGGCGAGCAGCGGAAGCCCGCCGCGGCGGGGGCGGACGCCTCCGAGCAGCAGCCCGCGAGGGCGCCGGCGGGGCGCCACCGGCGGGCAATGTCGATGGCCGTGCCCTCCAGGGACCTGGACATGATCGCGGAGGACATGGGAAGCTACAAGTACGGCGCCTGA